The nucleotide sequence CGAATAAATTTAAACTCTTCTTCGAGCATTAAGAAAACTCTCGTCTCTATGCTCGTATGCAACAAGCATAGGGACGAGAGTTCTCCCGCGGTTCCACCCTATTTGCCTTCTAAAAAAAAGGCCACTTTATAAGACGTGCTCCAGAGCGCCTTCCTTACTTCTCTATTCCCCGGCTCGCACTATCCCAGGTTCGCTTGTATAGAGATGAGGTAAGTACTACTCTCTTTCAATGCACATATAATGTTTGTACTTAATTTTATTAGAAATCATACATAATCCGCAACAAGTTGTCAACTTTCATTTTCAAAGTGGCTTAACTGCTCCAAGAAACGTCGAGACTTAAGAAAAACACCAGAATGTGCTTCATTATAAGCGGTTATCATCTTCTTCAACTCATCTTTTGTCTGTTGTTTAACAGAGACTGTACCGAGTTTTTTTATATCAAAATAAAAGAATAAGCGAAGTAGTTTCAATGCAGGCTGACTGACTTGCATTCTGTACGGATCGACGTTGAAACATTGATTACATAGCAAACCGCCCTCCCGAACGGAGAAGGCGAAAGTTCCTTCTGTGCGACCACAATTTGCACACCCATTTAAGTAAGGTGGGATGCCAGCTACCTCAAACATCTTCACCTCATAAATGTACATAAGAATGTCTAAGTCAATTCCTTCATGCATATAGATTAACGTCTGATACAGCAACTCAAAAAGAAATGGGTTTGGCTGCTTATCTTCTGTCAGCTTATCAGTT is from Bacillus tianshenii and encodes:
- the recO gene encoding DNA repair protein RecO — translated: MFTKTEGIVIRTSDYGETNKVVTLFTRDLGKIAVMARGAKKPKSRLASLTQLFTYGSFLVQKGSGMGSMQQGELIQSFRSLREDIFKTAYAAYIVELTDKLTEDKQPNPFLFELLYQTLIYMHEGIDLDILMYIYEVKMFEVAGIPPYLNGCANCGRTEGTFAFSVREGGLLCNQCFNVDPYRMQVSQPALKLLRLFFYFDIKKLGTVSVKQQTKDELKKMITAYNEAHSGVFLKSRRFLEQLSHFENES